In the genome of Streptomyces racemochromogenes, one region contains:
- a CDS encoding GIY-YIG nuclease family protein, which produces MDEAIVHAALAALADGPRHTAKEALRVVPNEAGLYAVHGDLLAVGELAAGAVGHPLYVGKAERSLVGRDLHTHFATGKTGSSTLRRTLAALLREPLELRAVPRNLARPDGSANFSLESGGDARLTEWMHVRLRLSVWVRPDGVILDEAETAVLNALRPPLNLAKTGSLGDRRVKAARAAMAEEARAWREA; this is translated from the coding sequence ATGGACGAAGCCATCGTGCACGCCGCTCTCGCTGCCTTGGCCGACGGCCCGCGTCACACGGCAAAGGAAGCCCTTAGGGTGGTGCCGAACGAGGCAGGTCTCTATGCGGTCCATGGTGACCTGTTGGCGGTCGGGGAACTCGCAGCAGGTGCGGTTGGCCATCCCCTCTACGTGGGCAAGGCAGAGCGCAGCTTGGTAGGACGTGACCTGCATACGCACTTCGCAACGGGCAAGACTGGCTCCTCCACCCTGCGACGGACGCTCGCGGCGCTCCTGCGGGAACCACTGGAGCTGCGAGCGGTGCCCCGCAACCTCGCTCGGCCTGACGGCAGCGCCAACTTCTCTTTGGAGAGCGGCGGCGATGCGCGGCTGACGGAATGGATGCACGTCAGGCTGCGGCTCTCAGTGTGGGTAAGGCCTGACGGTGTGATCCTCGATGAGGCGGAGACTGCTGTACTCAATGCGCTACGGCCACCCCTCAACTTGGCGAAGACGGGAAGCCTGGGTGACCGCAGAGTCAAGGCGGCTCGCGCAGCGATGGCAGAGGAAGCAAGAGCCTGGCGAGAGGCGTGA
- a CDS encoding NUDIX domain-containing protein — protein MRTVTNGGHVEAADRSLLETALREVHEEAGIPPGALCATAAYGHLPIDIDVFDIDANPAKREGAHQHWDFRFVFHLVDRDVKVTAQPEEVSAPQWVAFDRVTAPQLRAKLSASRLDGRIEPANASALIHDGHGRYLLHLRDDIPGIWAPGAWALLGGGREPGDTSLEDTVRRELREEAGLEPGVVEPFAVELATGTDGLTVPVQVFTARWNGDPARLPLTEGVMLAWFRPDAMERLRLSPSTLDLVRRHAHHTARSGPDGPKAGSTGVPHIVGVHLYLERDGQVLLGLRHPGSAYAGGTHHFLAGHCEQESAVACLVREAQEEAGLLIDPDDVELAHVVHMVDKAGDQPRIGFVFRARQWTGTPQVREPDRCVSWDWWPADALPEPIVPYTRAAIEGIRAGRPYTELGWT, from the coding sequence ATGCGAACTGTTACTAACGGCGGGCACGTCGAGGCAGCAGATCGCTCGCTGCTGGAGACAGCGCTGCGCGAGGTCCACGAGGAGGCCGGCATCCCTCCCGGCGCCCTGTGCGCCACCGCCGCCTACGGTCACCTGCCCATCGACATCGACGTCTTCGACATCGACGCCAACCCGGCGAAGCGCGAAGGCGCACACCAGCACTGGGACTTCCGCTTCGTCTTCCATCTGGTGGACAGGGACGTCAAGGTCACGGCGCAGCCTGAGGAGGTCTCGGCCCCCCAGTGGGTCGCCTTCGACAGGGTCACGGCCCCGCAGCTGCGGGCGAAGCTCTCCGCGTCCAGGCTCGACGGCCGCATCGAGCCGGCCAACGCCTCGGCGCTGATCCACGACGGGCACGGCCGCTACCTGCTGCACCTGCGCGATGACATCCCCGGCATCTGGGCGCCCGGGGCCTGGGCGCTGCTCGGCGGAGGCCGCGAGCCGGGCGACACCTCGCTCGAAGACACCGTCCGCCGCGAACTGCGCGAGGAAGCCGGACTCGAGCCGGGCGTCGTGGAGCCGTTCGCCGTCGAGCTCGCCACCGGCACCGACGGCCTGACGGTGCCGGTGCAGGTGTTCACCGCCCGGTGGAACGGCGACCCCGCCCGCCTGCCCCTCACCGAGGGCGTGATGCTGGCCTGGTTCCGCCCCGACGCCATGGAGCGCCTGAGACTGAGCCCCTCCACCTTGGACCTCGTACGCCGGCACGCCCACCACACGGCCCGCAGCGGGCCGGACGGGCCGAAGGCGGGCAGCACAGGCGTCCCGCACATCGTCGGCGTCCACCTCTACCTGGAACGCGACGGCCAGGTGCTGCTCGGCCTGCGCCACCCCGGCTCCGCGTACGCCGGCGGCACCCACCACTTCCTCGCCGGGCACTGCGAGCAGGAGTCCGCCGTGGCCTGCCTGGTCCGCGAGGCGCAGGAAGAGGCCGGACTACTCATCGACCCGGACGATGTCGAACTCGCGCACGTGGTGCACATGGTGGACAAGGCCGGGGACCAGCCTCGAATCGGGTTCGTCTTCCGCGCCCGGCAGTGGACCGGGACACCCCAGGTCCGGGAGCCGGACCGGTGCGTCTCCTGGGACTGGTGGCCCGCCGACGCCCTTCCGGAGCCGATCGTCCCCTACACCCGCGCGGCGATCGAAGGCATCCGAGCCGGTCGCCCCTACACCGAGCTCGGCTGGACCTGA
- a CDS encoding oxygenase MpaB family protein, with amino-acid sequence MTYTPASLDALRTQGDELADATVTTLFERGEVAKFNTLMRYFSTVGQELPDGLPDVAREYLHATSRAPDWVDWSEMEKARLFFTDNNVHISTALSFASMPACYVLPHVAKLLSATHSLKYPSKRMAETGQFTVYLMRPDAFEAGSRFIPAAQKVRLLHASIRHHLAREDRWDTGTLGTPICQEDMIGGQMMFSIQVLDALHRLGIHMSNEGADAYYYAWRVVGAFLGVDQAHAPQTLQEARAFSDLYMTRHMGPSEEGAHLTRQLIDLYEEVVPGTLFDPVVSALIRYLIGDTCADWLQVPRTSWDTLVKAAPALLGVLETLEDRSPLAAWALDRLGYLTSVLELSSLTRGRVMHYAIPEQLKADYGVSTAVPPKARWTPPPATV; translated from the coding sequence ATGACGTACACACCGGCGTCCCTGGACGCCCTGCGCACCCAGGGCGACGAACTCGCCGACGCGACCGTGACGACCCTGTTCGAGCGCGGCGAGGTGGCCAAGTTCAACACCCTCATGCGCTACTTCTCCACCGTCGGCCAGGAACTCCCCGACGGGCTGCCCGACGTCGCCCGCGAGTACCTGCACGCCACCAGCCGCGCGCCGGACTGGGTCGACTGGTCCGAGATGGAGAAGGCCCGGCTCTTCTTCACGGACAACAACGTGCACATCTCCACCGCGCTGTCGTTCGCCTCGATGCCCGCCTGCTACGTCCTTCCCCACGTCGCGAAACTCCTCTCCGCCACGCACTCCCTGAAGTACCCGTCCAAGCGGATGGCCGAGACCGGCCAGTTCACCGTCTACCTCATGCGGCCCGACGCCTTCGAAGCCGGCAGCCGCTTCATCCCCGCCGCCCAGAAGGTCCGCCTGCTGCACGCCTCCATCCGCCACCACCTGGCCCGCGAGGACCGCTGGGACACCGGAACCCTGGGTACGCCGATCTGCCAGGAGGACATGATCGGCGGCCAGATGATGTTCTCCATCCAGGTCCTCGACGCCCTGCACCGCCTCGGCATCCACATGAGCAACGAAGGGGCCGACGCCTACTACTACGCGTGGCGCGTGGTCGGCGCCTTCCTCGGCGTGGACCAGGCCCACGCCCCGCAGACGCTCCAGGAGGCCCGCGCCTTCTCCGACCTGTACATGACGCGCCACATGGGTCCGAGCGAGGAAGGAGCCCACCTCACCCGCCAGCTCATCGACCTCTACGAGGAGGTAGTGCCGGGCACCCTCTTCGACCCCGTCGTCTCCGCCCTCATCCGCTACCTGATCGGCGACACCTGCGCCGACTGGCTGCAGGTGCCCCGCACCTCCTGGGACACCCTCGTCAAGGCCGCCCCCGCCCTGCTGGGCGTACTGGAAACCCTAGAGGACCGCTCCCCCCTGGCCGCGTGGGCCCTGGACCGCCTCGGCTACCTGACCAGCGTCCTCGAACTGTCCTCGCTCACCCGGGGACGGGTGATGCACTACGCCATCCCCGAACAACTCAAAGCCGACTACGGCGTCAGCACCGCCGTCCCCCCGAAGGCCCGATGGACCCCGCCCCCGGCGACCGTATGA
- a CDS encoding polyprenyl synthetase family protein, which translates to MTDQHTPLKSRVDQVLAAFVTAEAEALADIDAALGPVGDQLHTATRHGKRLRAAFCYWGWRGAGQPDSDALVRAAAAIELVHAAAVVHDDLIDGSSTRHGRPTVHTALHQSSADGADASARALAMLVGDLLMAMAGQLFTDSGVPGAFLNRARPLWTVLARELIAGECLEIMSTGRAPDPEASVKVIRYKTAKYTVEHPLQIGGLLAGAPPRLLRAYSDYGLPLGEAFQLRDDLLGLFGDPARTGKDPADDVSGNRPTVLMAHALASATPAEREELQDLLGREGLTDQQVQRVRDIVRGTGAVTRVEHMITARQREAHDALADADLTGEARRALTVLAADATVRTH; encoded by the coding sequence GTGACCGACCAGCACACCCCGCTGAAAAGCCGGGTCGATCAGGTCCTCGCCGCCTTCGTCACCGCCGAGGCGGAGGCGCTGGCCGACATCGACGCCGCCCTCGGGCCGGTCGGTGATCAGCTCCATACCGCGACGCGCCATGGCAAACGGCTGCGGGCGGCGTTCTGCTACTGGGGCTGGCGCGGCGCCGGCCAGCCCGACAGTGACGCGCTGGTACGGGCTGCCGCCGCGATCGAACTGGTCCACGCCGCCGCGGTCGTCCACGACGACCTGATCGACGGCAGCAGCACCCGGCACGGCCGCCCGACCGTCCACACGGCCCTGCACCAGTCCTCCGCCGACGGTGCGGACGCCTCAGCCCGGGCCCTGGCCATGCTGGTGGGCGACCTGCTGATGGCGATGGCCGGACAGCTGTTCACCGACTCGGGCGTACCGGGCGCGTTCCTCAACCGGGCCAGGCCGTTGTGGACGGTCCTGGCCCGCGAACTGATAGCCGGGGAGTGCCTGGAGATCATGAGCACCGGGCGCGCCCCCGATCCGGAGGCGTCGGTGAAGGTGATCCGGTACAAGACCGCCAAGTACACCGTCGAACACCCCCTGCAGATCGGCGGCCTCCTCGCCGGCGCCCCACCCCGGCTCCTGCGTGCCTACAGCGACTACGGCCTCCCGCTGGGTGAGGCGTTCCAACTCCGCGACGACCTGCTGGGTCTGTTCGGAGATCCCGCGAGGACCGGCAAGGATCCGGCCGACGATGTGAGCGGCAACCGCCCCACCGTCCTGATGGCCCACGCACTCGCCTCCGCCACTCCCGCCGAACGGGAAGAGCTCCAGGACCTGCTCGGCCGGGAAGGCCTCACCGACCAGCAGGTCCAACGGGTGCGGGACATCGTTCGCGGCACCGGAGCCGTCACCCGCGTCGAGCACATGATCACCGCCCGGCAGCGCGAGGCCCACGACGCACTGGCCGACGCCGACCTGACCGGCGAGGCCCGCCGTGCGCTCACCGTCCTGGCCGCCGACGCCACCGTCCGCACCCACTGA
- a CDS encoding polyprenyl synthetase, translating to MAHHGDRTANPVEEAVALLAGLADLALSGLGSAVGTAGSLLRRTDIGDLLADGHEDTKARGRLFLDRHAGTAPSHMEVLARTVAARSQPNIP from the coding sequence GTGGCACACCACGGCGACCGCACGGCGAACCCGGTCGAGGAGGCGGTGGCGCTGCTGGCCGGCCTGGCCGACCTCGCCCTCAGCGGACTGGGCAGCGCCGTCGGCACCGCGGGAAGCCTGCTGCGCCGTACGGACATCGGCGATCTTCTGGCCGACGGCCACGAGGACACCAAGGCCCGGGGCAGGCTGTTCCTCGACCGGCATGCCGGAACGGCGCCGTCCCACATGGAGGTCCTCGCCCGCACGGTCGCGGCACGCTCCCAGCCGAACATCCCGTGA